From Aspergillus luchuensis IFO 4308 DNA, chromosome 2, nearly complete sequence:
ACCACCTGACACTGACTCGATCAGTCAGCTGATCCAGTCATCTTTCGCTTTTTGCTAGTTGGTTTTTTGTTTGCTGGGCTTTCTGGTCATACCCGATCTCAGTCTATTCTTCGACGTCAGTCGGTGATTTGTGCTCGCGCACAGGTGTCTAGCACTCGTTCATTCTATCTACTACGTACAACTTGGCCGTTATGGAGTGGAGAGGTCAGGGTCATGCATTGTGACGCAggtgtgtgagtgtgtgtgtgtgtgtcttaTCAGCCTAACGGTGAGATACTGGCTGGGAAGGGTCATCCTTAACCCTGTCTCTTCGGATCCGGGAGCTAACAACGTGCAATGGGTGGCGCTTGAGCAGTGACATCCGGTCTAGTGGACTTCATCCTGGAAGTTCCGACTTCGCGCTGCATGGTCGAAGCCTATCCTGCATCCCGCACGGCGTACGCTATCCAACCAACCCATAGCCTATGCAGGTCCTCTCCGCTGGTCGAAAATACCAGAAACATGGCCAGTCAGAGTCGTAGCCGGGCCTTTCGTGCTGGGACGGCGGATTTAATGGCTTTGAAAACTAGCCAGGGAATGATTGGATTGTTTATGGGTCGTTGCCAGAAATAGGATCGGTAGCAACACCAGATGGTCATCCCGGTTTTGGTAGCATGTCTCACTCAACCCGCCACGGCTGCTGCAAGCCTGTGGGACTTGACCGAGCTTTTATTCAGTGCTATCTATTCGGAGATGACTACCAGAAAGCAGAACAGTCCCTGAAATGAGAAATATCTTTCGTTCGCCCACGGGAATAATATCAGAATATTTCGGCGCTCTCCTCCACAGACCGACTATAGCAGAGAGGAAACAGTGCCCCCCAAAATCGATACATGCCCCAGTGATTCTCCTTTTCTGAGACTAGTCTTCGAGCAAATGTGCATTCCGTCCGAAAAGCGTTCGTACTGCGCAGGTGGACAATCTGCTGACATCAGAGCTGGGTCTCTGCTCAATCCTGACGGGTTGTCCACTCACCTCGTCGTATCTCTGTAGAGCCGAGTAGTACTGCACCGAGAGCCCAAAATTCTTTCTCAGTATCGGCTTTCTGATCCTCCTCGCAGCAGTGGCCAAGATGCGTGACTGTCTCTCGCGGCTCAAGTGGATGTGATCACCGACAGCGACCCCTCCTGGTAACTTCCAATTTTGTCGCTCGTAGACAACTTCAACCAGCCGGGTAAGCGTGTCAGCCTGCCATGTGGTCAAGAGCTCATTATGAAACGCCCTAACGTGGCGCTGGAGCTTCGACAAATCGGTTTTGAGTCGGAATACATTGGAGCGTAGCGTGCTCATTTTATGGTCCAGGTTCTGATTGCTGACCTTCAGCGACTCAAGAGCTGAGGAGTATCTCTGGGTACACATTAGCATTGATGCCTGCAGACACATTGTATACCCTGTTGCCTGTTTGTTGAATGCCCTGGAGCTGACACACCGATAGTGAGGACAATTTCGCCTTTCCTACTATACCATTCTCTTTCGAAGACGACAACTGAATCTGCGACCGATAAAATGACATCCCAGGTCCATATAGGGTGAGAATATCGACATCCATTTCGCCGAGTCGAGTATGATGCGCTATCTAAACAAACAATGAGGGTTCAACTATCCTTGGATATGAAATGATAAACGAGCTGGTGGCCTGAAAGCTagggagtggtggtgatgaagcCCAGAGGTTTTGGAGTCAACTCTGAAGGGTTGCGACATGGAGGCAAACGGATTACCTGGCGCAGGGAAGGTGCGACTACACATTCAGGCTGCTCTGGCAAGTACCGCTTCATCGTGTCCATTACGTTCCCCGTAATGAGTACTGTCACAGAAGAAAGCTAACATCTGGCAATGATATCTACATCACAGTTTGCTTCCAGAGGTCTTCCCGAACTCAATCACCAGCTTCCCGAattgcttcccttccttcatATCCTCATAAATCCCATCGATCGCAGGGATATCCTCCAGATCAGTCTGCAAAACGCGTGAGATGACTGGATGGATCTTGTGCGTCTTGATGAACTCAACCATCTCCTTGAACTCCTTGCGCGAGCCCATCGTACAGCCCCGGACATCAATATTCTTCAGAACAGCCTTCATGGAGAACGGCATCTGCGGTGCGACCGTCATACCATACACACAGAGAGCACCACCAGGCTATTCCAGTCAGATATAGTCCAGACGTACTCAAATAGCGAGAGGGGGGAGGTCTGCTCACCTTAAGCAACTTGACAGCCTTGTCCACCGAATCCCCTCCTGCTCCGTCAATAATCGCATCGAAAGCCACTTTCCCTGTAGGCAACAACTCCAATAACTTCTGCTCCCACTTCTCCTGCTTGTAATTCACACCTCCCTTAGCCCCTAGCTCAACTGCCTTCcggatcttctcctcactAGAGCTCGTCACATAGACATCCACGCCCCTAGCCACCGCGAGCTTGAGCGCCATCAATGccacaccacccccaatgcCAGTCACCAGGACTGCAGCTCCTTTGCTCGAATTCCTCTCTCCAGCCTTGACCACCAGCGCTCTCCACGCTGTCAAGCCAGTAAGCGGAAACGACGCCGCCTCTGCATCCGACAGATGCTCCGGcacctcttccagctcccctTCATCGATAGCGAGATACTCCTGCATCGTCCCCTTGTTGTACGATTTCGTCCCGCCCATGATCCTGTACCCTTTCGGATCTTCCGGTCCATCCAGAGACTCCTTCCACCCTACTCCGGGATTGATGACCACCCGCTTCCCGATCCAGCGTTGCGGATCGCGCACTCCTTCACCGGCGGCTATCACGGTTCCTGTACCGTCGGCACCCATGGGAACGTCAAAGGTGACGCCCGGATAGAGGTGTTGACGAAGGAACACATCGCGGTGGTTTAGCGATGTAGCTGTGAGCTTTACCAAAACCTCGCGGCCTTGAGGTACAGGCTGGGGAAGGGTCTTCACAGCGAGGGGGTAGTAGACTTGACCCGGCTTTCCGGGTTTACCATCGACTgggttgaggaagatggctttCGACATTATGGCGTGGATTTTTATGATTCGTACTAGTTAATTTGAGCTGTAGATATATAAACGGAATTTTCCAATTTGAATATATGTAGAGTGAAACTAGGAAAAGATGGAGCATGCATGCACTTATCGGTTCGGTTCGGCGTGCGGGGATGAGGTGAGCTGTTTAGGCCGTTATCGGTTGCCGAGGATGTGCgtcgggagggaggagacaaAGTTGTTGCTTGCGGTGAAGATCTACGCAGCATATGATATTATCCAGACAAATCTCAACAGGAACACTTAAGTTTGTGTTAAACTTTGTTGGTTTCTCGCGTAGTGCAACTCAATTGTTACTTGCAATTGACGTTCGAAACCTATTTTCAACAGTACGAATACGTCTATATATTTGAGCCTCGGCTGAGGGTTGAACTGCTAGCATTGaacattgattgattataatatatatctgccaCCAACACACCGATACTACCAACATGATACCAACAATAATTGTAATCAAGGGGAACGAAATGAGATAGTAATGATGAATGGCAATATAATATACCACCACGATTAACATTTGTCACGAATTTAAGCTAAAATCAAGCCAGTTGGAATTGCCACCCCCTACCTTATTAACTAGGATGATGCCCATGATCCTGTTCCTACTATAAACAAGTCTAGCTTGGTAGCTTACCGGTAATATAATCCTGTAGTTATTTTTACTGCTTGACTTTGAAAGggcatccaccatcaccggaATATGCGGTAGTTGGGCTATAGTACATTCTGAGACTACAGTATAAGGTAATATGTATTGTTGTGTCTCCTCTAAGCAAGATAGAGAGGGGGCCGAGCCATTGACCATATCATAGATTGGCTCTAGGGGTGAATGGGAGAGACATACATGCTATGAAAGACAGATGGTATAGCAGATGGCCTGCTGTCTGAGAGCTGCTGTTGCCTTGCTGGATCCCGATTTTTAAACCgagcggagaggaggatcgAGAGTCTGTTATGAGATTTCATTCCCAGAAATATATCAACTGGATTGATTGCAGCCCCTTTGGGATTGTGGAAACGTTGATGAGCGCGAGATGCGACTGCATATCTTGCCAAGGCGTACTATGGTAGAATATAGTGGATGCTGTCTTGTTAAAGTCTGTCGATAGCAGCTATGtcatgaatatatattgatgcCTCTGAAGCCTCTTTGTTGACCTCGACGCAGATTGGTGCTAACGAATACACCGATCTTGTACTATACTATCATGTTAGATGGTTCTTGAAGCGGTGCGGCTTTGATTCGCCGATCTTATTGGGCTCTGTTTGCAATTATGCGATTATAACCGCTGCCATTGGACGTTATAATGTTGATCTGCGAGAGTGCCGTGAAGGGCAGTTGACAGATCAGCATTCTGTTTGGAGGAATGGTGAACTGCGGGAGATTGTTCGCGTTCGTCTGGAATGCACAGCGGCTCTATCCGTACACAGTATGTCCTCGCGCGACTTCAACTCCACATGATTTCTGGTGTGATCATCCTCAACGGTGTTAATGAAGGTATTTTATGATTGAGCATCAAGCTGTCAATAACCTGTATATTGGCAGTGGATGATACGTTGGCAGAAACAAGCCATAGGCATCATCCATGTAGATTTTGCTGAAAGGTCGTACGAGAAGCCGATGGCCGTGTAAACATGTCTATCCCCAGCACTGCAGGCAAACCGGATTGTTGCAGATCGAGGATTGTGATGTTGTGTTGTGCTGACTGTTGATGATTGCTTGTTAAGTAAAGCTGCGATGGGATACGTGCCTCAGGCCGCAGAGTGGAGGTTGGGGTACGGTACGGATGGAAGTCACTGGCAAGTCACTGGCCACCTATTTTAGTATGTGGGTGTACCTGGCATGTACGTTGGCCGTATGGTATGTATGGGGCTGGTATGGAAGGTTGTTCTTCAGAGTGACGACACTGACTTCTCTCCCACACAATTCATTGATGATGCCTTACATTATGCAGTGCTGAATTACCTGCCTACTAGCTTTGCATAGTATATACAATGGAAAAGTAGAAAGCAGGGAGTTGGAAGCTGGCTAACCACAATACTATGTAAATAGCCCGACCCTCAAAAATTTCTTTGACATTCTAAAAATACCCGGGGGAgagcttcctctccatcccagtGGAATTTCTCTGACGTTGAGTTGAAGCGACACGTCGAGAGAAACCGAAGCGTTTGCGGCCAAACCACCAGTGACGGTGTCGGCGTGGCAGTAACCGATCGTAGGTTTGTCTGGGGATGTTATGGCCACGCACTGTCCCGGAAATGCAACCATCAAACTCCAGGTTTGGGGGAATCTTGGGATAGACTGGAGATAGTCGGGTCAAATCTGACCTGTCACCTGTAGACTGAAATTAATTGCGATGGGCAGCTTGCAC
This genomic window contains:
- a CDS encoding uncharacterized protein (COG:S;~EggNog:ENOG410Q2BC) — translated: MDVDILTLYGPGMSFYRSQIQLSSSKENGIVGKAKLSSLSRYSSALESLKVSNQNLDHKMSTLRSNVFRLKTDLSKLQRHVRAFHNELLTTWQADTLTRLVEVVYERQNWKLPGGVAVGDHIHLSRERQSRILATAARRIRKPILRKNFGLSVQYYSALQRYDEIVHLRSTNAFRTECTFARRLVSEKENHWGMYRFWGALFPLCYSRSVEESAEIF
- a CDS encoding putative alcohol dehydrogenase (COG:C;~EggNog:ENOG410PHMT;~InterPro:IPR013154,IPR013149,IPR036291,IPR011032, IPR020843;~PFAM:PF00107,PF08240,PF13602;~go_function: GO:0016491 - oxidoreductase activity [Evidence IEA];~go_process: GO:0055114 - oxidation-reduction process [Evidence IEA]); protein product: MSKAIFLNPVDGKPGKPGQVYYPLAVKTLPQPVPQGREVLVKLTATSLNHRDVFLRQHLYPGVTFDVPMGADGTGTVIAAGEGVRDPQRWIGKRVVINPGVGWKESLDGPEDPKGYRIMGGTKSYNKGTMQEYLAIDEGELEEVPEHLSDAEAASFPLTGLTAWRALVVKAGERNSSKGAAVLVTGIGGGVALMALKLAVARGVDVYVTSSSEEKIRKAVELGAKGGVNYKQEKWEQKLLELLPTGKVAFDAIIDGAGGDSVDKAVKLLKPGGALCVYGMTVAPQMPFSMKAVLKNIDVRGCTMGSRKEFKEMVEFIKTHKIHPVISRVLQTDLEDIPAIDGIYEDMKEGKQFGKLVIEFGKTSGSKL